Genomic segment of Sebastes umbrosus isolate fSebUmb1 chromosome 22, fSebUmb1.pri, whole genome shotgun sequence:
CGCATCGTTTTGAACAGGCTTATCGTGTGATGGTGTGTTGCTGTGTTAAGAGTTTAGAAGAAGTATCTCATGTATAGGTAAACTCTTGTTAGGAATTGTAAAAAAGCTGTAAAAGCCTGCGTGTGTTGTTTGCTAAACACTGCCAATGAAACACCACACTCAATTATCGATAGCCTAAACCCAGAATGCACCTGTGAAATCACCTGTAACCAAGTATATCACTTAGAAGTCAGAGCTTGAACCTGATAAATAGGATTCAGGTTTGCTCTTTGGTGTGCACAACAATGGAGGCCAATTTTGGAGAGAGAGGTTGAGGAAGTaattgcaatatactgtattttctttACAGTGCAATACAGTAACTATGTTCATGTCATCGTCAGTTAAAATAATTGTGTCTGATACTGTTATGAGTATACGAGTATTGAGAATAAGCACATTGCATTTGTGTTCATAGTGTATTTACAGCATGCTATAATTGGAAATGCTAAAGACTCTAGAAAATAGTGTTTTATACGTAGCACATCAGTGTGCAGTTTGCATGTGGATATTTATTTGGTGTTTATGTGTAATATTGTGATGCAAAAATACAAGTTTTAGAAGAGTATATATTTAAGGAAAGTGTTGCTTTTGCAAGGGATACaagatattttgtattttgtgtatgtttttgttttttgtgtgtacagTTTCGATAGAGGGCCATAGcgagtttcagaaattgtgctttaGGGATTGCAAAAAAACTGTAGTAAATCAATTATTGTATTAATCGCATGTAACTTACATCTTGCAAATAGAAGTCCATGCATCAACTATAGCATGCATATCACTGAAAGAGATCAAATTAGTCAGTCAAAGTCACAACGTATTTCTCGTCTTAGCGGGGGCTTCAAGAAAAATAGGTTGGGGAATCACTGCATTAAGCAACGAGCAGCCTTTGAGGCGACAATGTGGTCTGTCGGTGTCTCTTTGATGTGCCAAAAATCATCAGTCAGTGTTGCCTCTGGTTGCACTGCGGCACCTTACATGCATCACATTGTGGTGATGcatctttttaaataatactACCTGTGCAACACtgtgacgacccctccactccacttggtgtcccgtgtctttttgctggttcacttttgttttgcaggagagagggtcgtcaggctgatgagccacacccgggcttggtgtggttgggataaaagctctctacctttcaacagatgtggctctcttccttggctggcacacctgttttggttttgtttgcagcagacattttcacacacccacacatgtctacattactgattactgactttccacatttatttagttattgattgttagtttgttaaataaatgcctgTTACTATTTTTAATGAGAAGTGCCGACAAACAAAGCACTCTCACAtgttcatgcttttattgtcaTCTGTttattagggccgtcaatccattcaaatatttaatcgagattaatcgcatgatttgtccatagttaatcgtgattaatcgcaaattaatcacactttttttaactgttcaaaatgtaccttaaagggagattgtcaagtatttaatactcttatcaacatgggagtgggcaaataggcttggtttatgcaaatatatgtattacattacacattacattacaaacactaacaaaagtagcatttgcattttggaatataaaacagcaaacttaaactactcagtccagcactctggactaggcaggcatgatgggaaatgtgggccgtCCCTCTCGCTACAATACGTAGGGCACTTCATGTATGTCTGTGacatttacattacatgaaTTAACCTAgcattagttagttagttagttagttttccTTACGCATTGCTCTTCtactcttacttggtttaaCATTAAGTAACTGCATCTCCAgacagaacaacaccacggtTGAATATAAGCCTACATGCAATTTTTTATCAGCTCATCATTGTTGAATCAGAGCACCTAATATGGGTAGTGAGAGCTACAAGTTAGCGGATTGCCGAGTGCCGTCTCTCAGCTCTGTGCAGAGAGAAACAAGCCCGACAGACAGACGAGTGTAGATTAGCACAGATAACAGATAGACGGACGACTGTAGATGAGCACAGGTAGCACACTTGTAATAcactgcagaaggatttctgttttgtttttgtaatgattatgtaccgaggtgggtcacacagatactgatattgaaaagatgcagctttttatattgtagactgttgtagtctaaattttgaaacactttctaaataaaacagGAGTTCAGTTCTATTTTTAAAGAACAATTTggaagtgtaaatgacagttgtcagggcctaaaaccaatgatctgctgatctttacgaatcaagactccatagtctaacaatgACATGTTTAAAACAAATCGAATAGTGACCTTAAAATCGAAAGTCAAATCGAATCGTGGATTTGGAGGATCATGACACTCCTAGTCGacgacggtcagcacgccccctgtttggagaaacagacagaagtaccAGCAATGTTGATGTAAATCAACATTAGTTTAactgtacgctatatttacaatattttcaccgctttaccttgccgtcagacagcccttcctgacggggaactgaagccgttatattcatctttgctctcttcaaagccaccagactccattgacaaaaacagtaatttgacctcgcagaacacaggagttgctggtctaccgttgcctcgatcggttagtttgtttgtgttattgtgtgactttggtgaatccgaactaaccttttaaatcaccaaagtcacacagtaACACATAATGGCGGTTCAACTCAACCAACTCAACCTGTTTACcaacattttatatttgagTGTAATTTGGTGGTCCAGGGAGTGAAGTTTCCACTTCATAAGGAAGAGTATTTTCTAGCACTTAGTATGTGAATTTCTCCGTCTTTTTCCTGTTGGAGCCAAGTTCTGGTTTGAGTTAAACCGATTAACTGAAACAACTAAATTTTTTATCTTCAATATATGCTGCATGGTCACAGTTGTCTTCCTGTTATTTCATCATATCCAGGTCAGTGTGTTCTGTGCATATTGGCATCCTTTGATGCTCATACTGCTGTCATTGAAGTGATTTTAGTGAAAGGTCATCGGACACTTGTATGATGCCAACAACGTGTGCTAAGCAACAACTAAAGTAGAACattcaaaaaaaagttttagatCAACAGATTAGACTaacaggaaatgaaatgtttctGAAATAATAACCCATAAATATCTTTGTGCATTTAGACATTGTTATCAACTCCAATCATAGTACATGAAGCTCTTTCAATTATTCATTTCCTCCCGCAGTTGCTTTTCACAAACCAGTTGACCAAGCACACTTTATTAATATCAAGGGTCTGATTCTTAGAGGTTGAGTCATATCGTGTTTATTGCACACTTCAGCTCTACATCCCCTAACAAGTTTAGGTTCCTTTTGTGGTTTGTGACTTCCTATTTCTGCATGTACACGCCTACGAAGCTAGTGCTGGGTACCGTGCCATACGTTAACATGACAGATCTCTTCAGACCTGCCGGAGACGGAGGAACAGgtgagtgatttttttttgcgtgGATAAAGTGTGAGTGCTTCACACAAGGGGGTTAGCGCCGTGGAtagccctcctgttgtcttcgggtcaaattgacccgaagacaacaggagggttaaacaggccaactgatgataatgaacaaggctattatttgacaataatgttttcttgtctggctattattaataatatcagcatacttttgttaatttttcatgacctaatgttgaatttctgtggatttatccctcctgttgtcttcgggtcaatttgacccgaagacaacaggagggttaagagAGAGGCCATTGTTTTCAAGGCAGAATCTTGCAATGAGACAGATAATCCACTTTTTTGCTTATTACAAATCAAATGAATGCATCGGAAATAGGTGAAACGTCAtttgattatttctttttttagcaAAAGGTCAATTTTAAAATATAACGCGAGACTTAAAattctatttgtgtgtgtttctttgctttcactttgagttgttttcagttttacactttttatttcaaatgtgaACGCCTCAGGTTTTCGTCCTGAGCGCATTTCCAGTTCAAGCATTTAAATATAAGCCACATGCATTATACTTATCAAAAAAATTGATTCAGAAATTATTGAGCGTTTGAGTTTATTACTGTATGTTAAAACTTATTAACATGCAGAGATACTTAGCAAGTTGCTTGCAATGATCGGCCAAGTTGGGCTAACCGTTACACAAACAGAATTATAGAGAGGATGTGGTCAACGTGAAAGATAAGACTGCAAAGACACACCGGCACCGCAAAGTCTGCAAACAGAAAGATAAATTCCTCTTTCAGCAGCTTTGAAACAGACCAAAATGTTGTTCTTTAACGTAAggttcacatacagtataacaagTAAATTGGAGTTTTACAATGAAACACAATTGTCTCAAGGTCTGCTCGCGCCATTTTGGACAGCTGTCTATTAATTCACGTATTGTACAATAAGGTTAATGGGAGACATTGTGGCGCTTGTTTCATCTCATCATATTGCAGGCTGACCACATCGGAAAGATAGTAATGGTGTCTAAACGTGAGCTAACTTGTGTCCAATCATATAGcctatgttttatttatagtttGGTTGCATCGAGCATTTGCTTTAGTCTTGACTTTACTTGACTGGAGGTAGTTTGGTTTTAGCAATAAGGTGTTTTTTGGGGTGTCATAAACTGATGGACCTAATGTTGGTGCCCTCTTTCCTCGGGAAAATGTGTTGTAActaatgctgttgttttttagttGTTAATGAATTACTTATTAATGCCTTAAAGCCAAGAAGATCAACATTTGGATTTCCAGGTTGCGAAAAATCCCTTTGGCTGGACGGGGATTTTTCACATCTGTGAAGCCTTGATAAACAGTTTATTCACCATTACATATAGCTTATAAAGAGTTTTAAAGTATTAATTTGAAAGGTTGTACAAGGGATTAAAATTGGTAtcaatcgatcaaaatatttaatcacgattaatcgcatgattgtccatagttaaaattaatctcaaatttttttatcagttcaaaatgtaccttaaagggagatttgtcaagtatttaatactcttatcaacatgggagtggacaaatatgctgctttatgcaaatgtatgtatatatttattactggaaatcaattaacaacacaaaacaatgacaaatattgtccagaaaccctcacaggtactgcatttaacatagaaaatgtgctcaaatcataacatggcaaactgcagcccaacaggcaacaacagctgtcagtgtgtcagtgtgctgacttgactatgacttgccccaaaactgcatgtgattatcataaagtgggtatttctgtaaaggggagactcaatGGCCATAGAGAAAAATAAGCTAAAACCTTCTTCTGAGCCCTGAATtggctgttttgttttacatgttCTAATCTCTGTTGTAGATCGCAGCAGTGTGAAGCAAAAGGCTAAGTAAAGGACATCAGCTCAGTACGACATCAAGACGTTTCCCATCCAAGATGGTGTACGGTCCTGTCACCCAGAGGGCAAATATCAGCATTTATCACCCATCAAACCAAACTGACAAGATGAGTTCTTTGACTATGTTCACCATTTCCCTCCACGGCTTGTTCTCTTCCATCGGCATCATAGAAAACCTCCTCATCCTCGGAGTAGTGGGCTTCCATGTCCGTCGCTCCGTCATCAGCATCTGGATCCTGAACCTGGCGTTCTCTGACCTGCTGGCCACCTCTTCCCTGCCCTTCTTCACCCTCTACATGGCCCGCGGAAACACCTGGACCTTGGGCCCGACCTTCTGCCGCATCCATTCCTCCATCTTCTTTCTCAACATGTTTGTCAGTGGCTTCCTGCTGGCGGCCATTTCTATTGACCGCTGCCTGGTGGTGCTGAGACCTGTCTGGGCCCAGAACTACAGGAACGTCAGGCTAGTTGGGAGGATATGTGGCGGGATTTGGGCCTTGGCTGTGGTCTTCACTATCCCCTTCTTCATATTCCGTGACACACTTACCGCACCTGACGGCAAGATCCACTGTTACTACAATTATGCTCAACTCCTCCCCGCTGAACCCTTCGACCTGGTAGCTTTATGTAAGCAACGCAAGGAGGCGTTGGCCTTCTTGAAGCTCTTCGTATCCTTCCTGATCCCTCTACTGATCATCATCC
This window contains:
- the LOC119482112 gene encoding prostaglandin D2 receptor 2-like, producing MVYGPVTQRANISIYHPSNQTDKMSSLTMFTISLHGLFSSIGIIENLLILGVVGFHVRRSVISIWILNLAFSDLLATSSLPFFTLYMARGNTWTLGPTFCRIHSSIFFLNMFVSGFLLAAISIDRCLVVLRPVWAQNYRNVRLVGRICGGIWALAVVFTIPFFIFRDTLTAPDGKIHCYYNYAQLLPAEPFDLVALCKQRKEALAFLKLFVSFLIPLLIIILSYAAVNNSLARRGCRRPFRFVRLVVAVVVSFILCWAPYHLFFIIEVMAPSGLPAHEFARKALPISATIGFLNSVLNPVLYVFSCPDLCKKIRHSVGAVMESVLAEDLAELSRRRSTARQSFSTNETGKRKDSVTILYLKGEQDKSLADPTQS